The genomic interval GCCTTATGACTATTCACGTTTCATGATGAAGGTCTTTTGTAGGAAGAGTGTTCATCATCGCTTTGTTTTAGGTTTGTCGTCGTCATCGTCGGGTGCTAATGtttctcctcctcctcctcctccttccAAATGTGGGTTAGGGTTGATAGCCAATGATACACCTAGGGTTCCGAATGTCATTGAGTCGTCGTCAGTCGTTAGGCCTGTGAGTACACCAACGAAAAAGAAAGACCCTGGTGGGATAGGGTTTATAGATGACATCGGCGGGGGTGTTGATGGTCTCATGTCGTGTACGGAGAGTTTGGGGTTTGAGAGTTGTGATGAAAGAAGGgtcgatgatgatgatgatgatgataatggTGGTGATAAGAAGGATGGTGATCAACGTGTGGAGGTTTGTGATGGGAAGAGATCAGTGATGATGACGAGGGATGCatggaggaggaggaggaggagtgAGGAGAAGAGGGAGAGGCAGAATAAGAAGTTTCCACCGCCACTTTCTTCTTTGAACCAAAACGGTCAGCCTTGTTTTTATCTGAAGCCTGTGAGGACAAATGGGAGGCTGGAGTTAACCGAGGTTAGGATAGAAAGGCCTGAGATTTTACGTGCTGTTAGGCAAAATGGTCGCTTGAGATTGCATCTTGTTAGCAGTGATGTTTGTTCTAGAAtcaatgaagaagaagaagaagagacaaagcaagaagaacaagaacaaGAATTGCATTTgcaggaagaagaagaagaagtaaaaTTACAAGAAGAAGAGACGAAAGTTGAAGAATTATGGAAGTATAGAGTGAACGGGGAAGGTTTCAGGAGATGTCATGAGCTGGTTATGACCCATCATCACCATCATgactatcatcatcatcatagcTTGCATGTGTGGAGGCAGCCATGTGTGACAACAAGGTGAACaaaagaagtttttcaattttacttGGGGGatgtgaaaaagaagagacGGGTCATGTTTCTGTGTGCTTCTTTTTGGGGAATATCAATGTTTCCGTAATTTGTTGGATTAACAAAGTTGAGCAGAGAATACAGAAGGTAGAGGTTGATGTGTCTCCAGGAAATTTGAAGGTGAAAGATGGGTAATCTCCAGGCGTCAGcagatagaaaaaaaaaagaaaaaagaacaagaaagaaatgagaaaatgagttcaaaatCTTAATTTGCCAAATTTAGAAATGTCAGTTGCTCCAAATTTTGACACCTTTTTTTCCCAtttatctttgatttttccaaTAGAATTGTCAAATACCAAAAATACCCGGAtttcctttcccttttttctcttttttttttttttttgtactcATGGGGTACATTTTTCATGTGTACATATATTAACATAAGCTTGTTTCTGTATACAAAGTTTGGGAAATAAAAATTGCAATAGATGTTTTACATGTGTATCCAGATTTTCCTTGCTCTTCTTTTGGTGGAAGGATTCTATGTTTCAGCCTTGGGGGGGGACATTGGTCGGTTTGATTGGTCTGAGAAGACCTTGGACATGCTTCCCTCAATGAGATTACATAAGCTTGACCTACTCTTTAAATAATGGATGTGATGAATCAGTCAACTTTATGATAAAAAGGAATGGATAGCGACTCTTTGTGAAGCGACATTGAACAAGAAATGGGAAGGGTAAGGCCAGAGGCAATCATTGCTTAAAAGACGCACAAAAGTGTAAAACTGGCACTCAAAGGCATATGAAAATTTGCATTCAAGAGTCAACCATGGAGGAAAAAAGCAGTGGTTTGATTCTCAAACTGAATTCAAAATGGTTAGATTCTCACACTGAATTACAAATGCTCAAGTCCACCTGCTAATATCAAACATATACAATGGACAGAGACATAAGGTAAGCATATAATATCTGAATTTTCAGCATATGAGAAGAATTTCCTGCTCTCCTAAGACTTCAGTCCCTTTGTTATTGATGGATTTCTAAGAGATTTCAAGACAAGCTTGCCACTCACTTTGCTTTGGAGACTTTTCTTCTGGCAAGTTGTACCAATAACATTCATGCAGCAATGTTAATTGAAAAACAGGATTCAACTATATATGGCTTGTAAAAGATCATTATTTGAAAAACAAGATACGAAACTAAAAGGATGCAACAAAACTGTACCATTTGAGACAGCGGCAGCAAGTGAATAGCTTGGTGCTGAAAGAATGTCTTGAATCACATGTCCGACACAGACCAAAGATATGCTTCCCTTTCGGTAGCCCGtttctcatttaattttgTGAACATTTTCTTCTCAAAACCTACAAGAAGCATAGTCGCAGATGATTAGCATTTTCAATCTAATACTAGAAATACAcattttgaacaaaataaaacttaatttcGAATGAGAATGCGCTTAAAGACCAAGAATATTTCAAACAATAGAAATGAATTTACCATTACTACGATCAACTCCATCCCAGTGTCTTCCTGGTCTTATACCATATCGATTTGGTGCAGCATCTAACTTTCTTACAATCCAACTATGTGCAGGAATGTCCTGAGGAATTAT from Theobroma cacao cultivar B97-61/B2 chromosome 5, Criollo_cocoa_genome_V2, whole genome shotgun sequence carries:
- the LOC18600345 gene encoding protein FANTASTIC FOUR 1, with product MIMPYDYSRFMMKVFCRKSVHHRFVLGLSSSSSGANVSPPPPPPSKCGLGLIANDTPRVPNVIESSSVVRPVSTPTKKKDPGGIGFIDDIGGGVDGLMSCTESLGFESCDERRVDDDDDDDNGGDKKDGDQRVEVCDGKRSVMMTRDAWRRRRRSEEKRERQNKKFPPPLSSLNQNGQPCFYLKPVRTNGRLELTEVRIERPEILRAVRQNGRLRLHLVSSDVCSRINEEEEEETKQEEQEQELHLQEEEEEVKLQEEETKVEELWKYRVNGEGFRRCHELVMTHHHHHDYHHHHSLHVWRQPCVTTR